From Lytechinus variegatus isolate NC3 chromosome 16, Lvar_3.0, whole genome shotgun sequence, the proteins below share one genomic window:
- the LOC121429951 gene encoding mannose-6-phosphate isomerase-like, with translation MAFPAVVSLRCAVQQYAWGRIGLDSAVASLSQSSNKDFTLQPDQPYAELWMGTHPKGPSIVGSSEHAGIPLSDFIAKQPECLGSKVRAKFGDQLPFLFKVLSVNKSLSIQAHPNKAHAEQLHSVRPDKYPDPNHKPEMALALTPFEGMNGFRPVSQIVNFLENVPELKAVVGEENAASLSAALNASNGNGSSEECRAGLKRCLSAIMNKDINEMTSKLEALIARLKAEEAGGQDLSQSNGLLVLRLYSQFPGDVGCFVSYLFNHITLQPGEAMFLGPNEPHAYLSGNCIECMACSDNVVRAGLTPKFKDIPTLCEMLTYLPSTAEERIFPSKTDPNDPYITIYNPPVPDFAVARVKVPADQTSYSLRAEDSPSIIIIIEGQGEVAHPSLPNGQALSFCKGSVLFLSANQSLALNLTNGLLAFRAFCPLD, from the exons ATGGCTTTTCCAGCAG TTGTTTCACTTCGGTGTGCTGTACAGCAGTATGCCTGGGGACGGATTGGTCTTGATAGTGCAGTAGCCAGCCTCAGTCAGAGTTCTAATAAAGACTTCACATTACAACCAGATCAACCCTATGCTGAG TTGTGGATGGGCACTCATCCCAAGGGTCCCTCTATCGTTGGTTCATCCGAGCATGCTGGGATACCCCTCAGTGACTTCATCGCTAAGCAACCAGAGTGTCTTGGGTCAAAGGTCAGAGCTAAGTTTGGTGATCAACTTCCTTTCCTCTTCAAGGTGCTCTCCGTCAACAAGTCACTCTCCATCCAGGCCCATCCAAACAAG GCCCATGCTGAGCAGTTGCATTCAGTGAGACCAGATAAATATCCTGATCCAAATCATAAACCAGAAATGGCCCTTGCTCTGACTCCATTTGAAGGCATGAATGGCTTCAGACCAGTATCACAAATAGTCAACTTCTTAGAAA ATGTACCTGAGCTCAAAGCAGTGGTTGGGGAGGAGAACGCTGCATCTCTGTCTGCTGCCCTCAACGCCAGTAATGGGAATGGATCATCAGAGGAATGCCGGGCTGGGCTAAAACGATGTTTGTCAGCAATCATGAATAAAGATATCAATGAGATGACATCTAAACTGGAAGCATTGATTGCAAGACTCAAAGCAGAAG AGGCCGGGGGTCAGGATCTAAGCCAAAGCAATGGATTGTTAGTTCTTAGGTTATATAGTCAGTTCCCCGGTGATGTAGGTTGCTTTGTTTCCTATCTCTTCAATCACATCACACTTCAACCAGGAGAAGCCATGTTTCTAGGACCCAACGAACCTCATGCGTACCTATCTGGAA ACTGCATAGAATGCATGGCATGCTCAGACAACGTAGTGCGTGCAGGACTCACCCCAAAGTTCAAGGACATCCCAACACTATGTGAGATGTTGACGTACCTCCCATCAACGGCCGAGGAGAGGATATTCCCAAGTAAGACAGACCCTAACGATCCCTACATCACCATCTACAACCCTCCGGTACCTGATTTTGCAGTCGCTCGAGTCAAG GTCCCAGCTGACCAAACAAGCTACAGTCTCCGCGCTGAAGACAGTCCtagcattattatcatcattgagGGACAAGGTGAGGTTGCACACCCCTCGTTACCAAATGGACAAGCCCTGTCATTCTGTAAGGGGTCAGTATTGtttctctcagccaatcagagccTGGCTCTCAATTTAACCAATGGGCTGCTGGCTTTCAGAGCCTTCTGCCCCCTTGATTAA